DNA sequence from the Streptomyces canus genome:
GAGCGTCAGGTGGCCGCCCTCGTCATGGAGGGCGCCACCAACCGGGAGATAGCCGCGCGGCTGTTCATCAGCGTGAAGACGGTCGAGGCGACCCTCACCCGGGTCTACCGCAAGCTCGGGATCCGCTCCCGCGTGGACATCGTCCGGCTGGCGGCGGGGCGCCGCCCGTAGCCGACGGTCCGTCAGAAACGCTCTCCCCAGGGCGCACCGAGGGTTTTCCCTGCCCAACTCCCTTAGGGGGTTCCCTCATTGGGAAGGGGAACTTCCGGGTTCTAGCTTATGGACATGCCGCTCGCCCGGGCATACGGGGGTCGGTCCCGCGACCCCCGTGTACACCCCCACACCCGCGCGACCCCCCACCGGCAACCCTGAGGAGACTCACTGATGTTCGGTCTCACCCGTGCGAAGAAGGCCACCGGCGTCACCCTGGCGATCGCCGCTGCCGCCGCCACCGCGTTGCTCGGCGCCCCCACCGCCGTCGCCGCTCCCCAGCCCATCGTCGGCGGTACCACGACGACCACGACCTCGTACCCGTTCATGATGCAGATCACGGACGCCTCGCAGAACCAGTTCTGCGGCGGCACCCTGGTCTCCGCGACCAAAGTGGTCACCGCGGCCCACTGCATGGTCGGCGAGACCACCAGCAGCGTGAGAGTCGTCGGCGGTCGCACCTACCTCAACGGCACCAACGGCACGGTCAGCCGGGTCAGCAAGATCTGGATCAACCCGGACTACACGGACGCCACCAACGGCGACGACGTGGCCGTGCTGACGCTGTCGACGTCGATGCCGTACACCACGGCGTCCTATGTCTCCTCGTCCCAGACCGGGGTGTACGCGGCCGGCACCACGGCCCGCATCGTCGGCTGGGGCACCACCTCGGAGAGCGGCAGCTCCTCCAACCAGCTGCGGACCGCGACCGTCCCGATCGTGTCCGACTCCAGCTGTGCCAGTTCCTACGGCTCCGACTTCGTCGCGAGCGACATGGTTTGCGCCGGATACACATCCGGCGGCGTAGACACCTGCCAGGGCGACAGCGGCGGTCCCCTGCTCATCGGGGGCGCCCTGGCAGGTATCACTTCCTGGGGAGAGGGGTGTGCGGAGGCCGGTTACCCGGGTGTCTACACCCGGCTGACCACCTTCTCCAGCCTCGTGACCGCGCAGGTCAACTCATAGGTCCCCAGAGGTTCTCCTGAGTATTCCTCAGGTGAGAAGCCGGGGGCGTTGCGGGCCACCACGAGCGGCCCGCAGCGCCCCCTGTCCATGCGTGCGATCCGTGCTTGAATGACCGCCATGGTGTCCACGGACCGCGTCCTCGCCTTCGCCGCGATGTCCCTGCTGGTCATCGTCATCCCGGGGCCCAGTGTGCTGTTCGTCATCGGCCGGGCCCTCGCCCACGGCAGGCGTACCGCGGTGGCGACGGCGGTCGGCAACGTCTTCGGTTCCTACCTGCTCGTCGTGGCGGTCGCGGTCGGGATCGGTTCCCTGGTGGAGCGGTCGGTGGCCGTCTATCTGGCGGTGAAGCTGGCGGGCGCCGCGTATCTGGTCCTCCTCGGGGTGCAGGCACTGCGGCACCGCAAGGAGCTGAAGGCCTCGGCCATCGCCTCCCGACCCGCCGGGCCGGCGCGGGGTGACCTGCGGACGGTCCTCGACGGCGCCCTCGTCGGCGTCACCAACCCCAAGGGCATCGTCTTCTTCGCGGCCGTGCTCCCCCAGTTCGTGGACCACTCGGCGGGGCACGTACCGGCGCAGATGCTGCTGCTCGGCCTGGTCCCGATCACCATCGGCCTGGTCACGGACACCCTGTGGGGCCTGACCGCGTCGGCTGCCCGCACCTGGTTCGCCGGCTCCGACCGCCGCCTCTCGATGATCGGCGGCGCGGGCGGGTTCACGATGATCGGACTGGGGCTGACGGTGGCGGTGACAGGGCGGGCGGACTGAGCGATCCCCTTCGGCGGGTCACCTTCCTACGACTGTCCCGAACCGGACGTCGTACGGCGTCCCCGGGTGCAGCGTGGCGAGCATCCGTTGCCCCTCGGCGGTGACGTCCTTCTGCTGGGCCTTGGTGAGCCGCTCGAAGGGCTCGACGACGAGTGTGTCCCCGGTGAGCTTCCAGACGCCCGCGAGGAAGCCGTCGACGAGGAGCGTGCAGTAGGCCTGGTTGCCCTGCCAGCTGCGGCCCCAGTACTCCTTGGGCACCACGCGGGTGCGGTCGGCGTGGGAGAGCAGCAGGTTGTCGAACTCCGGCAGGAAGCGCGGCGGGGCGGGCGTGTCCTCGGCGGGACGGGACGCTTCGGGGAGGTCGAAGAGTTCGACGCCGTTCTCGTCGCGGAAGATCCGCAGCTGGGGTCGGAGCCGCTCGAAGGCGTCGCGCAGGCGGGTGAGTCCGGCCCAGGTCTGCATGTCCTTGACGGAGGCGGGGCCGAAGGCGGCGAGGTAGCGCAGGACGGTGGCGTCGGGGGTGGGCCCGGTGGGGAGGGGCTCGGTGGGGACGGGTTCCGTGGGGCAGCCGAGCCAGTGCTCTGCCGTGGTGAGCGCGACCTGACCGCTCCTGCCCCACAGCCCGCGGGGGGTGACCTGGACGAGGGGGAGCTTGCAGCGTGCGGCGATGGCGAGGGCCTGCGGGTCGGCGTCCGGCCACTCGGCGAGGAGTGCCTCGCGCAACTGCTTCATGGTGCGCGGCTCGGCCTCGACGAGTTCCCGGGCGAGGACGGCGAGGCGGTCGAGGTCGACGCCCTGAAGTCCCTTGCGGAAGTTGATGAGTTCGCGGTCGCGGGCGGGCTGCACGAGGGGCCGCAGGGTGAGGCAGTCCTCGGCGGTGTGGGTGTGGATGGTCGAGCGCATGGTGACGATCCGGACGACCTCGCGCTCGGCCATCAGCTCCGACAGCCGCTCGGGGGCGAAACCGTCGAGGCGGGCGGCGAGCGCGTAGTACGGCGGCTTGACGTTCTGGGCCTGGAGGCCGAGCAGATGTCCGACGGCGGCCTTCGCGGACAGGCCGGACCGCCGCAGGAGCAGTTGCCGGTCGAGGGTCGCGCGGTTGAGGGCACGGGGGCTGAGCACGGGAGCCGACGTGGTCGTCTTGGTCATACCGGACACGCTAGAGGCGCTTGCGGACACGTTCTGTCCGCAACTCTCACCGAAACTCAGTGACGTCTCCCCCTACGATGTCATTTGCCCCGTATACCCTGCTCCGTGATCACGCCGACATCGGCTCGACCCGAGAGCGAGAGGCAGCCACGATGTCCGAGCGACGCGCCCGCCCCGCCGCGAAGAGCTCCGCCGCCAAGGGTTCCAGGAAGTCCGCCTGGCGCCGTGCCCTGACCCCGCCTTCCGCCCCGCCCCAGGCTCCGGCGCCCGACGCCGAACCACCCGCCCCCGAGGGGGCCGAGCCGCCGAGCATCGTCCAGGCGGCTCTGTACCGCGACGGCGTGCGGGTCTCCTCCCCCGCGACGCTCGCGGACACCTTCCGCGAACTGCGCGAACAGCCGTCCGGAATGGCCTGGATCGGTCTCGCTCGCCCCACGGAGAGCGAACTCCTGTCCCTGGCGGCGGAGTTCGACCTGCACCCCCTGTCCGTCGAGGACGCGATGGAGGCCCACCAGCGCCCGAAGCTGGAGCGCTACGGCGACACGCTCTTCGTGGTGCTCAGCGCGGCCCGCTATCTGGACGCCCCCGAAGAGGTCGACTTCGGCGAGCTGCACGTGTTCGTGGGCCCGGACTTCGTGATCACGGTCCGCCACGGGGCGGCCCCCGACCTCTCGGCGGTCCGTCACCGCATGGAGGAGACACCGGAGCTGCTGAGCCTGGGCCCCGAGGCCGTCCTCTACGCCATCCTGGACACGGTGGTCGACGGCTACGCTCCGGTCGTCTCGGGCGTCCAGAACGACATCGACGAGATCGAGACGGAGGTCTTCCGCGGCGACCCGGAGGTCTCCCGCCGTATCTACGAACTCTCCCGCGAAATGGTCGAGTTCCAGCGCGCCACCCGCCCTCTGGTCGGCATGCTGCACGCCTTGATGGCCGGCTTCGCGAAGTACGGCACGGACGAGGAACTGCAACGCTACCTGCGGGACGTCGCCGACCACGTCACCCACACCAGCGAGCGGGTCGACGGCTTCCGCCAGGCCCTCGCCGACATCCTCACAGTCAACGCGACCCTCGTCACCCAGCAACAGAACGCGGAGATGCGGGCGTTGGCGGAGGCAGGGTTCGAACAGAACGAGGAGATCAAGAAGATTTCCTCTTGGGCGGCCATTTTGTTCGCTCCGACGCTGGTCGGGACGATCTACGGGATGAACTTCGACAGCATGCCGGAGTTGCACTGGGTACTCGGATACCCCTTCGCTATCACCTTGATGGCCATCGTATGCACCAGTTTGTACATCATCTTCAAGCGGAAAGACTGGCTCTGAGTAGTCACCGCGAGAGGCGCCTCAACCAGCAGTGGCATCCTCGATTGCCCGCTCTGACGGAGCCTCGGAGGCTGGTGGGGAGAATCTGGGGAGAATCAACCGCGGTCCGACGCGGGCAGTCTGCCGCGATCGCGGACGTTGACCTGCGAGAGGTTGGCCGCTGTGGCGTCGCCTGGGAGCGGTGGTCAGCACGGAGAGTAGTGGGCTTCCGAGGCGGAACACCAAAACGGATGGGCACAGCAGGTTGCTGTGCCCATCCGTTTCGCGGGTTGGGCGAACTGGACGTCTAGGCGGCCGTGGCAACGGCGGCGGAGTGGTTGAGCAGGGCATCGATGGCCCCGCGCCCCTTGCCGCCCGGCCTCGGGCATGAAGTGGGCGTAGTAGTCCAGGGTGATGGTCGGGCTCGAGTGCCCGAGCCAGCGGGCCAGGGTGACGACGGACTCGCCCGCTTCGAGGATGACTGAGGCGTACGTGTGTCGGAGCACGTGGAAGCCGTCCTTGCGAGACGCCTTCCACCGCTCCCCTTTCTTCCGCAGGGGGATGACACCGGCGGCGGCCAGGGCCGGCTTCCAGACCTCGACGTTAAAGAGGTTCGCGCGAAGAGCGTTGCCGTACGTCGTGGTGATGACGAGCGGGAACTTCTTCGTCTCCCGGTCGGGCTCCGGACCGCCCCACGGCAGCTCCACCTCGACTGCGGGGTACTCCATGAAGTACTGGGCCAAAGCTGCTGCAACCGACGGAGGCATGTCGACGACACGTGTCTTGCCACCCTTCGGCAGGGTGAAGTACAGCTGCCCACCGAGGAGTTGTACCTGCCGGCGAATACGCAGGACCGAACGGGCGAAGTCGCGTCCCGTACACGCTGCACGGTCTCCAGCGGCCACGCTTCCCACTGATCCTCCGGCACCTTGGGCCAACGCACGGACTTGGCCCGCATCGGGTTGCGGGCCAGCCGCTTGTCGTCGATCGCGGTCTCGAAGATGTTCGAGAGCGAGCCGAGAATCTGCCGGGTGCAGCGCGGCGAGCATTCGCTCTCCAGGGCGGCGATGTAGCCACGCAGGACGGCAGGGCTGATGTCCCGCAGGGCAACGGTGCCCAGTTGAGGCCGTATGTGGAGGCGGACGCGTTCGTCGATGCGTTTGACCGTTCCGGGCGCTCCGCGGACTCCCGTCTGCCAGAAGCGAGTCACGTAGTCGTCCAGCGCGATGGAGCCGTCACGGGGGTCGACGAACTCGCCGCGCTCGCTGTCGGTGCTGGCCCTGCGTAGCGCTCCGCGCGTCGGCCAGGCTTTCACTGGACCGGGTGCTCCGGGACGGATCAGAAATGACGACCGGCTGGGTGGACAGCGCCCGACGCCGACGCCGACCAATGGCGCCGGGAAGTGCGACACATCCTCCAGGCACTCGAAACGCCCGATCGTCACCAATCGTGACCGGTTCACGGGAAAGGCGAGCCAGAACCGAAACCGGTGAACAAAGCCAGACAGAGGCTCACCCTCGTCGAGCTGGCCCGACGACAGGTTTTGCAGTCCGGGCCTTGCCGCCCGGTCCAAGTTTTTTCGGAACTCGCTGTCGGCCGTGCGACCTCGGGCGCGCGCCCACCGAACTCCCCTTGCCCACTGGGTAAGGGGAGTTCGGTGGGCTTGCACCGGATATCGGTGTCAGCAGGAGCGCGAGCCCACGAAGCCGACGCGGACGAGCTTCCACTGCTGGTTCACGCCGCCCCAGTCCGAGTACTGGACGATGCCGGTCCCGTCGGCGGAGGAGAAGCCCGGTACCTCGACGGCCTTCCCGCTGTTGCGGTTGATCAACCGGACGTATCCGTCCGGTGAGTCCGCCAACCGGAACTGCTGGTTCACGCCACCGTGGTCGCTCCACTGGTTGATGGCGGCGTTGTCGGCCGTCGACCAGCCGGAGACGTCCAGGAGCTTGCCGGAGTGCCTCGCCTTCAACCGGTAGTGGCCGCCACCGGAGTCCACGAACTGGAACTGCTGGTTGGTCCCGTCGTACCGGCCCCACTGCGTGACCGCGGCGCCGTCCGCGGAGCTCGCGCCCGCCACGTCCAGTGCCTTGCCGCTGTTGCGGTTGACCACGACGTACCAGGCGTTCGTGTCCACAGTGCCTGCTTGCGCCGTCGGCGCGCACGCGCGCAAGTCGAAGCGTTCCACCCGCACTTTGCCACCGAGGGCCTTGGTGGCGTGGTTGAAGACGGCGAAGCGGTAGCCCATGAAGAAATTAGGTTTCTCGTTCATGGTGAAGGCGGGGCCGAGCGGGGTGAAGGTGGTGCCGTCGGTGCTGTAGGAGAACGTCGCCTGGCGGCCCGATCCCGGGCTGATGTCGGCGGTGGCGCGCAGCCAGACGCGGCTGCCGGACGCGGGGAGGTCGGCGCGGGCCTGCTCGGTGCCGGTGCCGGTGGTGTTCCAGCTGGCGTCCATGGTCAGGCCGTCGAACATCACCAGCCTGCTGACGCCGTTTTGCCACGTGACGCCGATCCAGGCGGAGGAGTCCCGCAGCATCGCCAGCCCGGCCCGGTCGCCGTCCGCCATCCCGGAGCAGTCGAGCACGACGGTCGCGGTGGAGACGGGGCCCTGGATGCGGCGGGTGAGGGTGTTACGGGCGTTGTAGAGGTCGTCGGTGACGGTGGCGGTCCTGAGGGTAAGCCCGTTGTCGACGGTGAACGCGGCGGTGTCGGGGTTGTGGTTCCACTCCCAGTACGGCGCCAGCGCCGTCCCCTCGAAGGTGTCGGAGCCGGTCATCGGCGGGAGCGGGTGCGGGGTGACCGGGTAGGGGTATGTCTCGCCCCACGCGCCGTCGACGAGCTGGAGCTCGG
Encoded proteins:
- a CDS encoding S1 family peptidase; translation: MFGLTRAKKATGVTLAIAAAAATALLGAPTAVAAPQPIVGGTTTTTTSYPFMMQITDASQNQFCGGTLVSATKVVTAAHCMVGETTSSVRVVGGRTYLNGTNGTVSRVSKIWINPDYTDATNGDDVAVLTLSTSMPYTTASYVSSSQTGVYAAGTTARIVGWGTTSESGSSSNQLRTATVPIVSDSSCASSYGSDFVASDMVCAGYTSGGVDTCQGDSGGPLLIGGALAGITSWGEGCAEAGYPGVYTRLTTFSSLVTAQVNS
- a CDS encoding LysE family translocator, whose amino-acid sequence is MVSTDRVLAFAAMSLLVIVIPGPSVLFVIGRALAHGRRTAVATAVGNVFGSYLLVVAVAVGIGSLVERSVAVYLAVKLAGAAYLVLLGVQALRHRKELKASAIASRPAGPARGDLRTVLDGALVGVTNPKGIVFFAAVLPQFVDHSAGHVPAQMLLLGLVPITIGLVTDTLWGLTASAARTWFAGSDRRLSMIGGAGGFTMIGLGLTVAVTGRAD
- a CDS encoding winged helix DNA-binding domain-containing protein, with product MTKTTTSAPVLSPRALNRATLDRQLLLRRSGLSAKAAVGHLLGLQAQNVKPPYYALAARLDGFAPERLSELMAEREVVRIVTMRSTIHTHTAEDCLTLRPLVQPARDRELINFRKGLQGVDLDRLAVLARELVEAEPRTMKQLREALLAEWPDADPQALAIAARCKLPLVQVTPRGLWGRSGQVALTTAEHWLGCPTEPVPTEPLPTGPTPDATVLRYLAAFGPASVKDMQTWAGLTRLRDAFERLRPQLRIFRDENGVELFDLPEASRPAEDTPAPPRFLPEFDNLLLSHADRTRVVPKEYWGRSWQGNQAYCTLLVDGFLAGVWKLTGDTLVVEPFERLTKAQQKDVTAEGQRMLATLHPGTPYDVRFGTVVGR
- a CDS encoding magnesium and cobalt transport protein CorA; protein product: MSERRARPAAKSSAAKGSRKSAWRRALTPPSAPPQAPAPDAEPPAPEGAEPPSIVQAALYRDGVRVSSPATLADTFRELREQPSGMAWIGLARPTESELLSLAAEFDLHPLSVEDAMEAHQRPKLERYGDTLFVVLSAARYLDAPEEVDFGELHVFVGPDFVITVRHGAAPDLSAVRHRMEETPELLSLGPEAVLYAILDTVVDGYAPVVSGVQNDIDEIETEVFRGDPEVSRRIYELSREMVEFQRATRPLVGMLHALMAGFAKYGTDEELQRYLRDVADHVTHTSERVDGFRQALADILTVNATLVTQQQNAEMRALAEAGFEQNEEIKKISSWAAILFAPTLVGTIYGMNFDSMPELHWVLGYPFAITLMAIVCTSLYIIFKRKDWL
- a CDS encoding tyrosine-type recombinase/integrase — translated: MGSVAAGDRAACTGRDFARSVLRIRRQVQLLGGQLYFTLPKGGKTRVVDMPPSVAAALAQYFMEYPAVEVELPWGGPEPDRETKKFPLVITTTYGNALRANLFNVEVWKPALAAAGVIPLRKKGERWKASRKDGFHVLRHTYASVILEAGESVVTLARWLGHSSPTITLDYYAHFMPEAGRQGARGHRCPAQPLRRRCHGRLDVQFAQPAKRMGTATCCAHPFWCSASEAHYSPC
- a CDS encoding RICIN domain-containing protein; the encoded protein is MRVERFDLRACAPTAQAGTVDTNAWYVVVNRNSGKALDVAGASSADGAAVTQWGRYDGTNQQFQFVDSGGGHYRLKARHSGKLLDVSGWSTADNAAINQWSDHGGVNQQFRLADSPDGYVRLINRNSGKAVEVPGFSSADGTGIVQYSDWGGVNQQWKLVRVGFVGSRSC